In Planococcus citri chromosome 4, ihPlaCitr1.1, whole genome shotgun sequence, the genomic window ACCGGACAACGCATCGCTATTCCAGACAGGATCACGCGACATGCGCGCGCATAAAAATCTCCCACTCCTCCAACAACGGAATTTTTACAATGCGAGGATGATTTTTGCAAATCGAAATCGAATCGATGAAGCGTGAAATTTGTCAACAGATAGATATTATTGTTAATGTTAATCCGTCTGTCTTCGGTGCTTTGTTTTTGCGTCTATcatccattatttttttataaggtAATTCAAATCGTCTGTCTGACTGACcattttaagtacctaaaatttttaaaaattgatgcttgaaaattcattaaaagtattggaggttgaaaaaaattgttcagagtGCTGAAAGTCGTTGAAAGTggtgtaaaaatgaatgaaatgattcTACAATGGCGTTTCAAACCCCAAGTTCTTAAGGAAAGGTACTTGGGGGCAAGCCTCTTCTGAGAGTGAGtgaaggggggtttgggggcgcagcccccaaaagcgagttccgagggcgaagcccgaggaacgagtatgggggttgggccgcgaagcggccagggggcgtagccccctagtaAGTATATAAGCatagtaggtaaaacgagatccggctgaaaatgggtgtacagggtcccccggatctcgcgagtaccatggcatatgaaagaacttgcgagatccggcaaaaggatctcaggatctcgcaatgcccgattttatataaaacggatctcgtaatgtatggtttttacatgtatacatatatcatcatcatcgagtcgtataaccgctcgtggtggtatcgcgtacaaatcaacgcgtacccttatgccgaattgggtatttgggctaacatcctttatgttggtgttgcctctatcgcgttgatgacgtatctcatgggaatttatttttgagcttccactagtagtttcccgttgcttactagtgacatctacacaagcacctctAAATTTTTCCttccaattttcatttccatCAATCAAACTCGGCTCATAAAATTTGCAGACGTTTCGCCCGAATTTCAAGACACATTTATCGAGGAAACGCTGCAACCAGGACTTCCGGTATCGCTGCGATGCATAGCCAATGGCAATCCACCGCCGAGAATCAACTGGTACTTGGATGGTGGGTTGATACACGCCGGAGACGGATTTTTCATCGGCAGTTTTCTCGACTCTAAGGGTGAGTGAAACGCTCTCTATCGCAAAACCGTAGAATCATTTTTGCAGCACGGTTCGTAAACTGTGATTTAGATAGCTTTTGAGCTTTTCGCCCCTTTTAGAAATCCTTTTCGATGTTCGGCGATTGTTTCTAGCGATAAGGTGGGTTGAATGAGTTTCAAATTTCGTTTATACGAGTAAAGCACCTATCAGCCTATGTCGAATTTAGcggtgaaatttttctttaatctTCGTTGATATGATTAGAATGAAATGGAAGGTACATATTTACCACAGCTATCGAGATCTTTATCTGGGTTGTTTTTCGGTTTGTTTGGAATTCTTTCAAATATAAAGAACCGAATACGATTTCGAAACataattaaaattccaaatacgTAGATTACAATTCTCAgacgaattaaattttaatccttTGCAATGAAACATCGCCTAAATCTTGAACTCGATTATTTACAGactttttttattacaatttcagGAAACGTTGTTGGTCATTTAAACGTCTCAAATGTACGATTAGAACATGGAGGACTGTACACTTGTAAAGCGAGAAATTTTCTCGGAGTTGTTGAACATTCAGCTATGCTTAACATCTATGGTAAGTCTGGTGAACTGATTCTGACAACCCAATACTCAACCGATTTCATGAAACGATAAACATAATTACAATAGGTCCTCCAACATCAAGATCACCATTAAACCTGACTGCAGTTTCTGGAACAAGCATACAACTTCGTTGCCCCGTATCTGGATTTCCAATCACTTCAACGACATGGTTTTCAGAAAGTGAACCTATCACTGATCAAATAACGAAGAAAACATTTAATAATGGAACGTTGTTGCTCACCAACTTGGAGGAAGAACGAGATAAAGGGAAATACACTTGTAATGTGTACAATCAACAAGGCATGTTCGCCACAGGGATAATATTCCTCAATATAATGGGTAGGTTGAGATTAgggataaaatttgatcaattttgaataggtaaatattaattattttgatCGTTTGTGCGCAGCTCCTCCAGAAATCATGCCATTTCATCCCTCGAATAATTTAAAAGAAGGAGGAAAAACGAATTTGGTATGTTCAGTGACCTCTGGCGATTCTCCGATCACGTTTGCGTGGAGAAAAGATGGCAAACCCCTGCCTCATGATCCTGATACTCATGAACATGTCACAGATATGATTAGTACGCTGAGACTGAATAATTTAGCTGCTCGACATACAGGCCAATACACTTGTATAGCGACGAATCCAGCAGCCACAGCTAATTATACTGTTAGGCTTATTGTTAAAGGTAGGTAACACCAAGATTGGAATTTGAAGTAAAATGAGAATCGTGTTTCTAAAATAATCAAGATAATTTTATATCGTTCCAGCATCTCCTATTTGGTCCATCGAGCCACAAGACACTACAGTTTTGTACCATCATTCTGTTGTAATAAACTGTCAAGCAAGTGGGTTTCCTACTCCACGTATCCTTTGGACTAAATCAAAAGGTATGAACGAATTAATGAAGTCTTTTTTCACCCACAACAATGTTATAATTAATtagtggaattattttttcagaaaagaaaGGCGATTTTACAACTTTGGAGTCAAACACACGTTTAACAGTCCATTCAAATGGTAGCATTGTAATAAGAAATGCTGAAAGACAACACGAAGGGTATTACGATTGTCGAGCTGACAATGATATTGGAGCACCTATTTCAaagacaatatttttaaaagtcaatAGTAAGAATTTCCCTCAAATAAAaccaattttattaatttcattgaaatgtaactttggaatattatttttaatcagTTCCAGCTCAtttccgaataaaaaatttaaatcagagTGAAATTGCCGGACGTAGTGTTGTATTGACTTGCGAAGCAGAAGGTGAGCTTCCAATTGGGATAACTTGGAATTCTTCGCCAAATATGGCTGTGTATACGAAGCAAACTCCGAACAGTGTGATATCAGAATTACATTTGGATTATCTGACTAGAAGACACGCTGGGGTATACAGATGTACAGCTACGAATAGATTTGGACAAGATTACATGATTATTCATCTGAGCGTCAAAGGTACCTActtctaaaataaattctagcaacatgtaggtagaggtacaacccctcaaaataatattgataagtaattttgaattagaaggggAAAAAACATACATCTCTAAAAAGACTATCTAAAAACACcgcttgaaaaaaagtaggtattgataatttttaacttgaaaaaaaaaaaatcatcaaatctcTAAAAAGgctaccgtaaactggggtaacattgaaggatttttcagtattttttatgtttagaggtataaatggcggaggtaggggaaatgtgtgtggtgcttttgataaagctatgtcagcactacgttttggcggttacagaagttgcctacctttttcctgtcaagcgcaagagccaaaagaagtgcccttcaaagttacccagcgtttggggtaactttgaagacctcttgaaatgtgcttcaatcaaggtcaaaaattatcaaaaacatgagtattcactttttggtcactttatacgcgtcaagcacttacaaaatgatccatattcacaattgaatttatgaaagagtgctccaaaatgataatttggaatttttctagttttcaggcgtttttcatgcattttggccaatttgaccaaattttatgatttttttaatgatttcagagctgtttttcaagttttcacatagtttttaacaagtttacaagcattttcatgcatttttgtccaattttaccaaaatttcatgatttttttatagacttcaaagttaccccagtttgaatattatttttttactcctcagggaacaactttggcacatgaacaaatgcgctaatttatagtcgggaaatgtaccaacacatctataatgtcacttgactcgttctttgaaaattcaaaattccagacaccaagcttttcatgttaattaaaattgatgaaaacagcacttttttttgcttgctttttcactggtgttggaaccactagttgaaaatgataacataggaaaaataatcgccaaagtgtactctatccatttccggtgtcagaattgttccatacttcatagttccaccgccatggagcataatatgatgaaaaaccgcacccttcaatgttaccccgcgatttcaatgttaccccagtttacggtattTAAAATATCAAAGACAATTTGAATTGActataaaaatatcacaaatgtTTATTATAATGGTTGAAGCCAGTTGAAAGTCTTGTTCCCCCAGCCCCAACATATTTTTCCTCCACCTACCCACTCTGGAAAATTCAACCAACTCCACtaacaaaataatatgtatactTTAGATCGCATAAATTATTATCAATCAAAAAACTATTTTCCTCAGAGCCTCCAGAATCCCCTCAAAACGTCGAAGTAATCGAAGCAGGAAGTCGATGGTTGAAAGTAAAATGGGCATCAACTTCGAACGATAACGTTAACTACATAATCCAATATCGATCATTACACGAGACTACCTGGAGTAATATTACAACCCAAAGTGCAGCTCAAGTCAATTTGGTCGAGACACTCACACCAAATACAGTCTACCTTGTTAGAGTGATTGCTGTAAATGAAGTGGGAAAAAGTAAAGCCAGCATAGAAATTACTGGAAAGACGACCCAAGAAGGTGAGTTCAGAATTCTGATGAACGATCTCCCTCCTTCCAACATAGCAATATTTCTATATCAcccacttttttaatttttcagcacCAAGCGGTCATCCAACAGATATTTCCATAGAAAAAGTTACCACTGATACGATTATCCTGAGATGGAAGGTAACTTTACTAAAATGAAATCGAACATTCATAAAACCAGCTCAAAACACTAATCGTTAAACTCCCATTAGGTTCTTTCACCTGAGTTTTGGAATGGAGAACTTTTAGGTTATAGAATATTCTTCATGGAAAATAATCGTAATTCTAATCCCAGAAGCAGGACGATTCGTAATGTTGATGCAAACAGAGTAACCATATACAATTTGAGACCATATACGACCTATGATATTAGTATCAAGGCATTTAATCAAATAGGTGAAGGACCATCATCTCCATCTCTCACAGTTACCACTTTGGAATCAAGTaggcacaatttttttccaaaaacttgcCACTCAATGAGctggaacttgaaatttaaaaacatatcTCAATTGTTTAGCTCCAACAAGTGCTCCTCAAAATGTCCATTGTACAGCATCGTCTTCAGAAAGTCTCAGAGTCAGATGGGATAAACCACCACCGCAGCATTGGAATGGTGTACTACAAGGGTACAAAATATCTTATCAGCAATTCAATCCAAAACCAGGTGAGTAATACACTTCCACGGGGCACATAACAAACAATCAATACCAATAATAATCCACGTGGCTATTTGGCAGGAATCAAAGTATACACAGAATACAAAAAGACCTCCAGTTTGGAAACCATTATCCacggattgaaaaaatataccaattatAGTATTCGAGTTTTGGCCACAACGAATGCAGGCGATGGTGTTCAATCATCACACGTGCAATGTGTGACAATGGAAGATGGTAAGTAGAACCACAAAGTGATCTGTATCTCTTCATCGTATAGTCAGATCATAACATTAAACTCGAAATTATACAGTTCCAGGATCTCCTGACGAAATCAAAGCTCTAGTGATGTCTTCAGATAGTGTCATGTTAGTCTGGAACCCACCAAAAGAACCAGGAGGAAAGATCCTCAAGTATAATGTTTACATACAAAGTGATGGTGAGGTTGGTTGAACTATATTTCTGGCAGTAagtttcatttccattttaccTTCAATAATTGATGTCCTTTTCATCTTGAAGGAACCACGTAAAGAAACTGTGTTTGGTGATGAAATTACTAgacatatttttcgaaaattgactGAATTTCATAAATACGAATTCTGGATCACTGCTTCGACAATCATAGGCGAAGGACAATCAAGTATAAAAGTATCTCAAGTACTTTCATCCCAAAGTaagctttaaattttctttcaaaaaattacaaagatttCTAATTGTAATTCTATTATTTAGTTCaagctaaaatttcatcattttctaaaACCATCATTGGTGTTGCTGGTTCACATCTCACTTTGGAATGCAATGCTGTAGGATTACCAACACCATCTTGCAGCTGGAAGAAAGTTGGTTCTTCTCATCTACCAAGTGAATCAAAGTATGTTCAATTCTGCATAATTTCATCTTcatgtcaattttcaaacggTCCTTTGTAATGATTTCCTTCGATTGCAGAATTCTGCTAGATAAAAGTTTATGGATCTCTGAACTGAAGTCAGAAGATGCTGCAAATTATTCTTGTAACGCTGAAAATGTTTACGGAAGTGATAGAGTGACCTATGATGTAGTTGTTGTTCAGCCCCCAGCATCTCCAATTCTGCAGTATGTCTCATCTAGCAAACAGACAGTTAcgttgaaatggaaaaatcaagcAGATGGAGGCAGTCCTATTCTTGGTAAGAACGTTTCCACTGCATTAGATTTTGAGATAATTGGGATTGGCACCTTGCAATATAACAAATTCTCATTACAGGTCATGTGATTTTTGCTCAAACCGACAACGAGGAATTATCTATATTCGTCGAAGCTGAAAAAACAGGCCACACGGTGATGAATTTAAAATGTGGCACGAAATACTCATTCCAAGTGGAAACTCTCAATAGTGTTGGTcgtagtgaaaaaagtaacgcTGTTAGTGCCAGAACAAAAGGAGATggtaatttcataaattttcatataATTCTCCCACAAGATTCGATAGGTAATTACCTACACTGAAATTTATTCGCAGTTCCAGAAAGTTCCTCCGATAATGAGTTATTCTTCGTCAATTCAACAAGTGTCACATTGTTTCTGGATGGATGGCCAGAGAAAGAATGTCCTATTCAATATTTCACCATCATGTATAAATTGAAAGATAACTGGATTCCTGTCGGTAGAGGGCATCTGATGCCACAACCAACTACCATATCCAATCTTATTCCAGCTTCGTTGTACTCGATCAAAATCACAGCTCATAACGAAGCTGGAAAAACACCACAGAACTTTGCTGTGATTACCAGATCTTCAAATGGAGGTAAGAATCACTACTTGAAAATAGAAGAAATCCTCTTTCATCAAATCTTAATATTCATCTAATACCTATCTTGACTTTATACAGAAATAGTTCCTATTGAATTGATCGATCAGTCACGAGTTTCAATCATTTCTCAATTGAACTTCATTATTCCAATGGTCTCCGGTATCATTTGCTTGATCTCTATCGCTGTTTGCGCAGTCATATTAATGAAAAGACGGTTAGTACAAGTTCTGGTGCCTACTTTTATAGCATAAAATATCATCATAAAAAATGCTAAGTTTCATTTTCTTCCCCACAGAAAAGTATATGCTCAATATAAATCTGGTGAAACAACGTTGAACAACAGCAGAGCAGAACTGGAACATCCACCACCCCCTCATCCAGTTCCTATTCATCCTCAAAACGCTTACTCACCAGCTCACGTACTCAGGAAAAATTCATCCCTCAGTATGCACAAAGATAACATAGATGGTGAGAAGTTTATCAGCTGTTGGGTTTCACAACcacctcaaaaaattctcacacagctttgtttgattttttttttgattagatTACGACGTTTACCCTTACGCTACATTCACGGTTCCAAGTCAATTACATACCTTCAACCAAAGAGACTGCAATGATGGGAACATGCTCCCCGACAATACGCATTCTTTGCAACGTAAACgtaaaaatagctcaaaaaattccacCGATACTCTTAATTTAGGTGGGTATCATAATATTCTTTCTTCCAGCATGCAAACTTAACTcgtttatttattaaaaatttatttcttttttggcagaaatagCTTGTATCTCTAATCAACAAACACTGCCAATTGGTAGAAAAACTTCATTCGGAGTTATGACTACCGCATTTAACGATTCAGAAAGTATCAATCCAATATCAAGGCACAAGAAGCATTACATCAAAAGAACTGCaggtaattttcataaaagtaaaTTAAAACGATAGAGCCATTATAAAAGGAAAACATTTCCTTACGtactaaatatttttttccagataTCGGCCATGATTCCAGTACCGAATCAGCAGAAATGTCACCAGAGACGACTAGACGACCAAGAGGACGTCATGGGCCGACAAGCAGGTAACACAAGTAGGTGCATATTAAATagaaatacagttttttttttgctcatcaaatacctaataaaatacTCAAACctaaaataattacctatttgcGATCATAGAATTGTAAAGTACTAagcagttttttaaatttgaaaaaaaatgtattttttaagggATCATTTGAAACCtgccaaacttcaaaaatcatattcaaATGGCTGTGAAATAAGTGAACCTGaaagtgatcaaaatttaaccGATAAATCATGCTCTAAGCTTCtacaacatgaaaaattcaatcaagaaCTTTCTTCCATAGTGAACGAGTAAGTTTTTCCAAGTAATTCGCATCaatcattaaaaataggtacctgaaatcaatttttaatcttgAAAATATTCGTCAACAGATACCGTAAAAGAAGAATCAAACGAGACGACGATGATTACGATATGATTCatgtgtaaatttttgtatacaatctttttttgtgttttcttatctttttttccatttttattcaCGTTAATACGGTCcttatacttacttttttgtacctttttttcTATTCGTAACTCGACGAATGAATTCGTTTATTGTAagtattatttataaaaaaaattgatgttttagtTACCTATacgaagcatttttttttcaatgttagattatttttataaaacgaCTTCGTATAACGAAAATACATACGAAGGATTGCTTTGTTGTTCTACTTTCATAcatgttatattttttcaaatatattcaatatttaaaaaatcgaattgtggaaaattttttgaaccagacaaagctAAATCAGAAAagcatgaaattgaaaaaatacaacaccagtaaaaatttcaggagctgaagtatattttttgatttttgggtagtttttaaaaatcatattttgagcaaaaatgtaagttaaaaaaaaataataaaataaaaacgtttcCAAATTTacctggaaagctaaaatttggcagGATTGGCacatatcctattttcgattactcaactgaaatttcagtaaaattgaatacttgaaacttgataaaaaaaaaaatccaaaataagttcaaaatgaATCAATGGGAAATTTACCTACTCCCAGttcaaatgtacctacattaaacATGATAGGTAAGTAATGTAAGtttgtattatattttttggaaaaaaaatcacacacacaAAGTAAGTACAGGTACATATATATTATATACGTTAACGTTGAAactttagtaggtaggtactaggtacctagtacctacctgcaATACGTACCGATTATTTAATCAGACGTCGAAATTTATCTTCAAATTCAAGTATAGCTCGAAAGTTACGATTATAGTGGGTACTTGAAGCCACACGAAGTACACTTTATGACgatatatttttacttttacgTTCGAGATTTAGTATCTAATTGTGTTTCTAGTGAAGTTGATATAAACtgtgtaaatgaaacaaaatgaaaacatcgCTTGTAATTTTAACTTTTACTTTCGTCATGCACCAGAATATTCCAAAATGCGGTAAGTATTCAACTTTTGATTActgtacatacagggtgcccagaaatatcgtgaacccctagaAAAGTTTTCTcctaaatatttcggttggtcacagtgaatgataataatgatagcacatgattggttgttggactgaagagataacattccaccatatcatatgcatctatttttaatgaaaaactttctttggggttcacgatatttctgggcaccagCTGTATGAAGTACCTATCTCTACTTATATTTATGTAATAATTTCGCCCAATATCATAATCATTTGATTCGAAACGCACGGTATTAATTTTAGAAACAAGATTAACATGTCGACAAAAGGTGCACAACACGATGGAGTTTTTAAAATGCCCACCACCAGGTGATCAAAACAAAGAATTGAAGTATTGTTGCTTAAATAACGGAATAACGATGTCATGTTGTAATTATAATGATTACCGAGCGCGACACGAGGGTCCTAGGTGAGTAAAACTTGAATTCATTTCAttgattcatatttttcaaaattagaatacCATAAatggtatctacctacctacctacctattaagtAATTAAAATATGGTTTGCAGTGCTAAGACCATATGCTTTGTTATCATCTTCGAAATGGTCATCGTTGGTATTGCCATTTGGTGGTGCTGTAGATGTGTTCAACGTTGATCAACGTACATGTATTTAAatcgtaggtaattttaaataatttcgtcAGAGGGGAAGAAGAATTcttatttaatgaattttagaaTCAGCTTATACCTTTTTGAGGAGTAAGTCATTGGAACACCTTGAATTTTAACAATCAAGTACATTGAAGTACCATAGATAATAAGTTACCTATTAAGAACCAGTTGAAAGATTCAAAAACAAGgcattatgttttttttattttttgaacgatAGAATGCACAATGTTGAAAGATGGGTAACATATGTGTACCTGTACATATAAGTAATTGTGAAGTTTACAACTTTACATAACGAGTGCACacgtattcaattttataacaGTTCTGAAGTTAATAGTGGCGTATCGAGGATTAAATCAGGGAGAGAATGGTAGGCTATGAAAAATTGCGATGGAGGGGAGGAAGGCAACGCcggatttttaggcatgaaaaaaatctaaatttgaggtaatttttcaaaactgcttcactatgtaaaattattttattgaaatgaaggTATAGAATCACTGCTCAAGCAAAGTGAGAGACTGTGAGAgcgatcatttaaaaaaaaaattggtttaaaaaacaaaaaacgaccatttattttacatttttagtgGCCATGAAGAGGGAGGGAGCTTAGCCAAAAACCCTTCTGTAGACAGAGACACGCCACTGAAAGTTACAGATaagttaaattttcaattagaatCATCAATACTTGCTCgaatattatttgaataatGTAATACCACGATGTAAGAATGAAAATAATACCCAGCTCAGCTTATCTTGAAGACACAAAATCCTTTTATTACCCATGCACACGTTACGTCAATAAGTTTCGATTTCAATGGTAGTTGTAATCGTATTTGTAAGAAGATTAATAGACTGATTCTCAATATTTACTACTTAGATTCATCGAATCTTTTTTCAAGACGTGAAGGTTACTAAGTTAACGTACTGGTGTATGTAGATATCTATTATATTACTCCTTACTACTTACCTATCAGTACGCCATTGGGCCATGGGCCACTGGTCATTAAGTATAATAAGTTattactaaaaaataaaaatgaaaatacgtacCGTAAAATCGAGCAACTTGGGACAGTTTTCACTTTGAAATCTTATAGATTTTGATATAATGGACCGAAATTATTCATTCAAGTGTCAAAAGTTAGAAGGCGGTCTGTACTTCAAatatcaaatttagaaaaaattctaccCCCACCccttaatatatttttttttgaaaatgtgttgtCCCAAGTTGTACCCATAGTGATTGTAACTTGGGACAAGCAAAAAAATGACGTTGAATATCAGGTTGTATGCTCTAAGAAACATCAAGGGACAccttaaatgaagaaaaaatcgatCACAAACCAATCCCCTCCTCTCCCCATATCAAAACACACGCTGAAAAGTGACCaaattccttttaaaaaaatgatggcctgaaattggtcttttttggaaaaatttatcaaaaaaataacaaattaaactCACAAAACTTACAAATACCtagataaaaattgaacaaaaaatgaatttttggcaatttactcCTCCACGCATCAAAAGgaacaaataaattttacaaatatgtaaaaattgaacaaaaaaatgaatttttggcaatacaCTCCTTGATGCATTATTGCATTAAGAGGAATAAATAAAACTCACAATaggtaaaaatttaacaaaaaaaataattttctgaattacCTCATCACCACAGAAATAATACACCTTCCTCTTTTCCTTCACaagaagtagttttttgatgaCTTGGTCATTACTGATGCACCATGTATCAGGAATCTGAGGTCGTTTGAAACTGATAATTAGTCATCTTCGATTTTTGGACCTTTCCACAGCATGTCGACCTTGATTTGATTT contains:
- the LOC135845519 gene encoding cell adhesion molecule Dscam1-like isoform X2, producing MIILLWGLLIIEYCYGFGLPSSHMHGPSFLEEPPGSIDFTNSSGAVINCRGQGNPAPDIKWIDASHKEILNMPRLRETLSNGSLYFSPFSLNDFRSEIHQMTYKCVLSNTVGIVVSRECKVRADILYTVDVQVSNVYVVKGNVAMLRCSTPPSIRLNLFGINWLKDDPQEGRSIITPGGRYVQTNTGELHIRDVTGDDSRVRFYCQLTNKLTDERYFSQPGHIIVSESENVVIPKIEYSSSNVQAHAGDSVDLICVAQAYPPPTYRWYHEVAGSLQEIRSGAAVYIRPQLSVLQFPRVQSSDSSLYVCMASNNMGEDKREMKLTVHSPLIAFIRPQKQVVDSASQATFNCSVQGGIGDTTIYWLKDGDRLYDSHNIEIKNKGETLTLKSVGRNDSGMYQCFAQNHEETAQAAAELILGDVSPEFQDTFIEETLQPGLPVSLRCIANGNPPPRINWYLDGGLIHAGDGFFIGSFLDSKGNVVGHLNVSNVRLEHGGLYTCKARNFLGVVEHSAMLNIYGPPTSRSPLNLTAVSGTSIQLRCPVSGFPITSTTWFSESEPITDQITKKTFNNGTLLLTNLEEERDKGKYTCNVYNQQGMFATGIIFLNIMAPPEIMPFHPSNNLKEGGKTNLVCSVTSGDSPITFAWRKDGKPLPHDPDTHEHVTDMISTLRLNNLAARHTGQYTCIATNPAATANYTVRLIVKASPIWSIEPQDTTVLYHHSVVINCQASGFPTPRILWTKSKEKKGDFTTLESNTRLTVHSNGSIVIRNAERQHEGYYDCRADNDIGAPISKTIFLKVNIPAHFRIKNLNQSEIAGRSVVLTCEAEGELPIGITWNSSPNMAVYTKQTPNSVISELHLDYLTRRHAGVYRCTATNRFGQDYMIIHLSVKEPPESPQNVEVIEAGSRWLKVKWASTSNDNVNYIIQYRSLHETTWSNITTQSAAQVNLVETLTPNTVYLVRVIAVNEVGKSKASIEITGKTTQEAPSGHPTDISIEKVTTDTIILRWKVLSPEFWNGELLGYRIFFMENNRNSNPRSRTIRNVDANRVTIYNLRPYTTYDISIKAFNQIGEGPSSPSLTVTTLESTPTSAPQNVHCTASSSESLRVRWDKPPPQHWNGVLQGYKISYQQFNPKPGIKVYTEYKKTSSLETIIHGLKKYTNYSIRVLATTNAGDGVQSSHVQCVTMEDVPGSPDEIKALVMSSDSVMLVWNPPKEPGGKILKYNVYIQSDGEEPRKETVFGDEITRHIFRKLTEFHKYEFWITASTIIGEGQSSIKVSQVLSSQIQAKISSFSKTIIGVAGSHLTLECNAVGLPTPSCSWKKVGSSHLPSESKILLDKSLWISELKSEDAANYSCNAENVYGSDRVTYDVVVVQPPASPILQYVSSSKQTVTLKWKNQADGGSPILGHVIFAQTDNEELSIFVEAEKTGHTVMNLKCGTKYSFQVETLNSVGRSEKSNAVSARTKGDVPESSSDNELFFVNSTSVTLFLDGWPEKECPIQYFTIMYKLKDNWIPVGRGHLMPQPTTISNLIPASLYSIKITAHNEAGKTPQNFAVITRSSNGEIVPIELIDQSRVSIISQLNFIIPMVSGIICLISIAVCAVILMKRRKVYAQYKSGETTLNNSRAELEHPPPPHPVPIHPQNAYSPAHVLRKNSSLSMHKDNIDDYDVYPYATFTVPSQLHTFNQRDCNDGNMLPDNTHSLQRKRKNSSKNSTDTLNLACISNQQTLPIGRKTSFGVMTTAFNDSESINPISRHKKHYIKRTADIGHDSSTESAEMSPETTRRPRGRHGPTSRDHLKPAKLQKSYSNGCEISEPESDQNLTDKSCSKLLQHEKFNQELSSIVNEYRKRRIKRDDDDYDMIHV